From [Clostridium] symbiosum, a single genomic window includes:
- a CDS encoding Lrp/AsnC family transcriptional regulator, giving the protein MRERILAVIEKNSRISVKELADLLGENEAAVAAEIAEMESEHVICGYHTLINWDNTDEEKVIALIEVKVTPQREMGFDKIAERIYQYSEVKSVYLMSGGYDFTVMLEAKTMRAVAQFVAEKLSTIDSVLSTATHFVLKKYKDHGTVLCDGPQDERMMIVP; this is encoded by the coding sequence ATGAGAGAAAGAATTTTAGCGGTCATTGAAAAAAACAGCAGGATCAGCGTTAAAGAGCTGGCGGATTTATTAGGTGAGAATGAAGCCGCGGTCGCGGCCGAGATCGCTGAGATGGAGAGTGAGCATGTCATCTGTGGTTACCATACCCTGATTAATTGGGATAATACAGATGAAGAGAAGGTGATTGCTCTCATCGAGGTGAAGGTTACGCCTCAGCGCGAGATGGGATTTGACAAGATCGCAGAGAGAATCTACCAGTACAGCGAAGTGAAATCTGTATATCTTATGTCCGGCGGTTATGATTTTACCGTGATGCTTGAGGCGAAGACCATGAGGGCGGTAGCCCAGTTTGTAGCTGAAAAACTGTCTACAATTGACTCTGTGCTCAGCACGGCTACCCATTTTGTACTTAAAAAATATAAAGACCATGGCACCGTACTCTGCGACGGGCCCCAGGATGAAAGGATGATGATCGTACCGTGA
- a CDS encoding VanW family protein encodes MKKNFWIAGAAACLLAAGVLLFPPETAAAGTLPAGIRVGNFELTGMTGEEADQKIEEYVEEMSDQEITLTIDGNEITTTAEELGFSWTNKEEIEEAAEKYAGGNLLERYLNLKSLEKQPLKLEVETSVDAAKVAEFVESRCSAFVREAKDAEITRVDGAFQITDSVVGLAVDVDATKKALDEALKGGLNSPVTVAAVVTETQPARKSEDLAMIQDVLGTFSTNFSTGNISRSKNLANGSSKINGVVLMPGEEFSAYNLLTPFTIANGYAAAGSYENGRVVDSIGGGSCQLCTTMYNAALQAEMEITDRQNHSMLVAYVKPSQDAAIAGTIKDLKFKNPYDTPVYIEGGVSGGTLTFTIYGKETRPANREVKYVSETLGTSDPGAPTIKVDPSLRPGAKVLEQSAHRGLRSRLWKYVYVDGVETEKEILHTDNYMASKAIYRVGPEAPVIAPVVPTTPEQPAVPAETQAPPSGPASDGPASEIAAPPAAEPAPAPAADPAPAPAADPAPPAPDAGA; translated from the coding sequence ATGAAAAAGAATTTTTGGATCGCCGGCGCAGCGGCCTGTTTGCTGGCAGCCGGGGTACTTCTGTTCCCGCCGGAAACGGCTGCCGCGGGCACGCTTCCAGCCGGCATCAGAGTGGGGAACTTTGAACTGACCGGTATGACCGGGGAAGAAGCGGATCAGAAGATTGAGGAATATGTAGAAGAAATGTCGGACCAGGAGATTACTCTGACGATCGACGGGAATGAGATTACCACGACGGCGGAAGAACTGGGATTTTCCTGGACCAATAAAGAGGAGATTGAAGAAGCGGCCGAGAAATACGCCGGCGGCAACCTGCTGGAAAGATACTTAAATCTTAAGAGCCTTGAGAAACAGCCGCTCAAGCTGGAAGTTGAGACCTCTGTGGACGCCGCAAAAGTGGCGGAATTTGTCGAAAGCAGATGCAGCGCCTTTGTAAGGGAAGCAAAGGATGCCGAGATCACGAGGGTGGACGGTGCGTTCCAGATCACGGATTCCGTGGTCGGCCTGGCTGTGGATGTGGATGCGACGAAGAAAGCGCTCGATGAGGCGCTGAAAGGCGGGCTGAACAGTCCTGTGACGGTGGCGGCGGTTGTAACCGAGACCCAGCCGGCGAGAAAGTCGGAAGATCTGGCCATGATCCAGGATGTGCTTGGAACATTCAGCACCAATTTCAGCACAGGCAATATTTCAAGATCCAAAAACCTGGCAAACGGCTCGTCAAAGATCAACGGCGTCGTACTGATGCCGGGAGAAGAATTCTCCGCCTATAATCTTTTGACGCCATTCACCATCGCCAACGGATACGCGGCTGCCGGTTCCTATGAGAACGGCCGTGTAGTTGATTCAATCGGCGGAGGCTCCTGCCAGCTCTGCACAACAATGTACAATGCGGCGCTTCAGGCCGAGATGGAGATTACGGACAGGCAGAACCATTCCATGCTCGTAGCATATGTGAAACCGTCTCAGGACGCCGCCATTGCCGGAACCATTAAGGATCTGAAGTTTAAAAACCCATACGACACGCCTGTTTATATCGAAGGCGGCGTAAGCGGCGGCACCTTGACATTTACAATCTATGGAAAAGAGACAAGACCGGCTAACCGCGAGGTGAAATACGTGTCGGAGACTCTGGGTACATCGGACCCGGGAGCGCCTACAATTAAGGTGGATCCGTCCCTGAGGCCGGGAGCAAAAGTTCTTGAGCAGTCTGCTCACAGAGGACTCCGCTCCAGATTATGGAAATATGTTTATGTCGACGGAGTGGAGACAGAAAAAGAGATCCTCCACACCGATAACTATATGGCATCAAAAGCAATTTACCGTGTAGGCCCTGAGGCGCCTGTGATCGCACCGGTTGTACCGACAACACCGGAGCAGCCGGCTGTGCCTGCCGAGACCCAGGCTCCGCCTTCCGGTCCGGCCTCCGACGGCCCTGCTTCCGAGATCGCGGCTCCGCCGGCAGCGGAACCGGCTCCGGCCCCAGCGGCAGATCCGGCTCCGGCGCCTGCAGCAGATCCGGCGCCGCCGGCCCCGGATGCGGGAGCATGA
- a CDS encoding B12-binding domain-containing radical SAM protein → MKFLLVAINAKYIHSNLGIYSLIKYAQDMFADRKARGEEFPEIQIEMGEYTINHQMEWILQDIYRRSPDVVGFSCYIWNILYVKELVRDLKKVLPQVQIWLGGPEVSYDAEAVLRELPEVKGIMAGEGEETFYHLVEQYMAEEHPAFLSAQPGLIFRKKDGGIHTGTPAPLMDLSRIPFSYGSLEGLEHRIIYYESSRGCPFSCSYCLSSIDKTVRFRDLDLVKKELSFFLDRRVPQVKFVDRTFNCKKSHSMEIWKFILEHDNGVTNFHFEISADLLDEDEMALMERMRPGLIQLEIGVQTTNPDTIREIRRKMDLVKLENNVRRVNSFRNIHQHLDLIAGLPYEDYESFRKSFNDVYRMEPEQLQLGFLKVLKGSYMEKMAGEYGLLYKSQPPYEVLSTRWLSYGDVIRLKGVEEMVEVHYNSGQFRTVLKELVKEFDEPFDLFQALAEYYEENRMTGISHSRLARYEILFRFIYENVPDIQNGNKAERYRDLLMYDLYLRENVKSRPSFAREQSPFKEAVKQFFIGEAKCPFLLKGYEEYDSRQISKMAHAEGMGDGSVVLFDYKNRDALLGNARAFRLVMKDGALIPSEI, encoded by the coding sequence ATGAAATTTTTACTGGTGGCAATCAATGCAAAATATATCCATTCCAATCTGGGAATCTACAGCCTTATCAAGTATGCGCAGGACATGTTTGCGGACAGGAAAGCGCGGGGGGAAGAGTTTCCGGAAATACAGATAGAGATGGGGGAGTATACCATCAACCATCAGATGGAATGGATATTACAGGATATTTACAGACGCAGTCCAGATGTGGTGGGGTTTTCCTGCTACATCTGGAATATTCTTTATGTGAAGGAACTTGTCAGGGATTTGAAAAAGGTGCTGCCGCAGGTGCAGATCTGGCTCGGCGGCCCGGAGGTTTCCTACGATGCGGAAGCGGTCCTCAGGGAACTGCCCGAGGTGAAGGGAATTATGGCGGGCGAGGGGGAAGAGACCTTTTATCATCTGGTGGAGCAGTATATGGCGGAAGAACACCCGGCCTTTCTGTCCGCGCAGCCGGGACTGATCTTCAGGAAAAAGGACGGCGGCATTCATACCGGGACGCCTGCTCCCCTGATGGATTTGAGCCGGATTCCCTTTTCCTACGGGAGCCTTGAAGGGCTGGAACACAGGATTATTTACTATGAGAGCAGCCGGGGCTGTCCTTTTTCATGCAGTTACTGTCTTTCCTCCATTGACAAGACGGTGCGGTTCCGTGATCTGGACCTGGTGAAGAAGGAACTTTCCTTTTTTCTGGACAGGCGCGTGCCCCAGGTGAAATTTGTGGACAGGACGTTTAACTGTAAGAAAAGCCATTCCATGGAGATCTGGAAATTTATATTGGAGCATGACAACGGGGTGACGAACTTTCATTTTGAGATATCGGCGGACCTTCTGGATGAGGATGAGATGGCGCTGATGGAACGGATGAGGCCGGGATTAATCCAGCTTGAAATCGGCGTCCAGACCACGAACCCCGATACCATCCGGGAGATTCGGAGGAAGATGGATCTCGTGAAACTGGAAAACAACGTGCGCCGGGTCAACAGCTTCCGTAATATCCACCAGCATCTCGATTTGATTGCAGGACTGCCTTATGAGGACTATGAGAGTTTCAGAAAGTCATTTAACGATGTATACCGCATGGAGCCGGAGCAGCTTCAGCTGGGATTTCTGAAGGTGCTGAAGGGCTCTTATATGGAGAAGATGGCCGGGGAATACGGCCTGCTTTATAAGTCACAGCCTCCCTACGAGGTACTTTCCACCCGATGGCTCAGTTATGGTGATGTAATCAGGTTAAAAGGCGTGGAAGAGATGGTGGAGGTTCACTACAACAGCGGACAGTTCAGAACGGTTCTGAAGGAACTTGTGAAGGAATTTGACGAACCTTTTGATCTGTTCCAGGCGCTTGCGGAGTACTATGAGGAAAACCGGATGACCGGAATCAGCCACAGCCGCCTGGCCCGCTATGAGATTCTGTTCCGTTTTATCTATGAAAATGTCCCGGATATTCAGAACGGGAACAAGGCGGAACGGTACCGTGATCTTTTGATGTACGACCTCTACCTCAGGGAAAATGTGAAGAGCCGCCCCTCATTTGCAAGGGAACAGTCACCATTTAAGGAGGCTGTAAAGCAGTTTTTCATCGGCGAGGCGAAATGTCCTTTTCTTTTGAAAGGATATGAGGAGTATGATTCCAGGCAGATTAGCAAGATGGCCCATGCCGAAGGGATGGGAGACGGCAGCGTGGTTCTGTTCGACTATAAAAACAGGGATGCCCTGCTGGGGAACGCCAGAGCGTTCAGGCTGGTCATGAAAGACGGCGCCCTTATACCGTCAGAAATTTGA
- the nth gene encoding endonuclease III, with the protein MPRETKAQRDERVRRILELLDQEYGTDYRCYLNHETPWQLLIAVIMSAQCTDARVNIVTADLFKKYDTLEKFANADLKELEKDIHSIGFYHMKAKNIIACCKSLVEDFGGEVPRTIEELTSLAGVGRKTANVIRGNIYDEPSIVVDTHVKRISRKLGLTKEEEPEKIEYDLMKVLPKEHWILWNIQIITLGRSICIARSPKCSECFLRENCPGAETEKVKKSRKSTK; encoded by the coding sequence ATGCCGAGGGAGACAAAGGCACAGAGGGATGAGCGGGTCCGGAGGATCCTGGAACTGCTTGATCAGGAATACGGGACAGACTACCGCTGTTACTTAAACCATGAGACACCGTGGCAGCTTTTGATTGCGGTGATTATGAGCGCTCAGTGCACCGATGCCAGGGTGAATATTGTAACGGCAGATTTGTTTAAAAAATACGACACACTGGAGAAATTTGCAAACGCCGATTTAAAGGAGCTGGAAAAAGACATTCACTCCATCGGTTTTTACCATATGAAGGCGAAAAACATTATCGCCTGCTGTAAATCGCTGGTCGAAGACTTTGGCGGAGAAGTTCCGAGAACCATAGAAGAGCTCACTTCCCTCGCCGGAGTGGGGAGAAAAACCGCCAATGTAATCAGGGGAAATATTTACGATGAACCAAGCATTGTGGTGGACACCCATGTAAAGCGGATTTCCAGGAAACTGGGACTGACAAAAGAGGAGGAGCCGGAAAAGATTGAATATGATCTGATGAAAGTTCTGCCAAAAGAGCACTGGATTTTGTGGAATATTCAAATTATCACGCTGGGCAGGAGCATCTGCATTGCCAGAAGCCCCAAATGCAGCGAGTGCTTCCTGAGAGAGAACTGCCCCGGCGCTGAGACAGAAAAGGTTAAAAAGAGCCGGAAAAGCACAAAATAA
- a CDS encoding dCMP deaminase family protein: MEEKQVKIRGGLHMSDKRNDYITWDEYFMGVAKLSAMRSKDPSTQVGACIVSDDNKILSMGYNGFPKGCPDDEFPWGKEHESDDPYNAKYFYTTHSELNAILNYRGGSLEGSKLYVTLFPCNECAKAIIQAGIKTLVYDSDKYGNTPAVRASKRMLDSAGVRYYQYNQTGRKIEVSL, translated from the coding sequence ATGGAAGAGAAGCAGGTAAAGATACGGGGAGGGCTGCATATGTCGGATAAGAGGAATGACTATATCACATGGGATGAATATTTTATGGGCGTAGCCAAGCTTTCCGCCATGAGGTCCAAGGATCCCAGCACACAGGTGGGAGCCTGCATTGTCAGCGACGATAATAAAATCCTGTCCATGGGATACAACGGCTTTCCGAAGGGATGCCCGGACGATGAATTCCCATGGGGAAAGGAACACGAGTCGGATGACCCCTACAATGCGAAATATTTTTACACCACCCACAGCGAGCTGAATGCAATCCTGAACTACAGAGGCGGCAGCTTGGAGGGCAGCAAGCTTTATGTGACGCTCTTCCCCTGCAACGAGTGTGCAAAGGCAATCATCCAGGCCGGAATCAAGACCCTGGTCTACGACAGCGACAAATACGGCAACACACCGGCGGTCCGCGCATCCAAGCGCATGCTGGATTCGGCAGGAGTCAGATATTACCAGTATAACCAAACGGGAAGAAAGATAGAGGTTTCATTATAA
- a CDS encoding sigma 54-interacting transcriptional regulator, with protein MELMEKLFHGKGYIDGITIINLEGEILFTAKLNNKLSSQEENYELVGKKFLDVYENLDPKTSTTIKAMELGLPVYVENQPLKAEGQEEIRITSLSIPIKSGKRIVGAIDLSMQENAVETDNSERIELSSAFFPINGSGKLLSRDTATFTIGDIIAMDEKMQKAREYIKIVAACDLPVMIYGETGTGKEVFAQAIHNTSARKGKPFIAQNCAALPDTLLESILFGTAKGAFTGATENKGLFELADGGTLFLDEINSMPIHLQSKLLRVLQDGHFRSLGARDIKTVDVKIIAAINTEPLKAIEEGNLRRDIYYRLSMMSITIPPLRERKKDIAHFVNFYVNKHNGTFNKKVQYVSKELIARLEEYDWPGNVRELEHIIVYGMSMVGEDSNMLKLEDIEDKFNEMTSTPKKNKEEGNTLCSSLREAVDEYEKSIIVRTMKVTGGNISEAAKILDIPRQTLQRKIQQYGILR; from the coding sequence ATGGAATTGATGGAAAAACTGTTCCACGGAAAAGGATATATTGACGGTATTACAATTATAAACCTGGAAGGAGAGATTCTGTTCACTGCCAAGCTGAACAACAAGCTCTCCAGCCAGGAGGAAAATTATGAGTTGGTCGGAAAAAAGTTTTTGGATGTCTATGAGAATCTGGATCCAAAGACGAGTACGACCATCAAGGCCATGGAACTGGGACTGCCGGTCTATGTGGAAAACCAGCCGCTGAAGGCCGAAGGGCAGGAAGAGATCCGGATCACCTCTCTGTCCATTCCAATTAAAAGCGGAAAGAGAATCGTCGGCGCCATCGATCTGTCCATGCAGGAAAATGCAGTGGAGACAGATAATTCGGAGCGGATTGAGTTAAGCTCCGCCTTTTTTCCAATCAACGGCTCGGGAAAACTGCTCAGCCGCGATACGGCGACGTTTACAATCGGTGATATTATCGCAATGGATGAAAAGATGCAGAAGGCCAGGGAGTATATAAAAATTGTGGCAGCCTGTGATCTGCCTGTTATGATATACGGCGAGACGGGTACGGGCAAGGAGGTGTTTGCCCAGGCGATCCACAATACCAGCGCGAGAAAGGGAAAACCTTTTATCGCCCAGAACTGTGCGGCCCTTCCCGATACGCTGCTTGAAAGTATTCTTTTCGGTACGGCAAAGGGCGCTTTCACGGGCGCTACGGAAAATAAGGGACTGTTCGAACTGGCGGACGGAGGAACGTTGTTTCTCGACGAGATCAACTCCATGCCGATCCATCTTCAGTCCAAGCTGCTGCGCGTTCTGCAGGACGGGCATTTCAGAAGCCTGGGAGCGAGGGATATCAAGACGGTGGACGTAAAGATTATCGCAGCCATCAATACCGAACCGCTGAAAGCAATTGAGGAAGGCAATCTGCGACGCGATATTTACTACAGGCTCAGTATGATGTCCATCACAATTCCTCCGCTGCGGGAGCGGAAGAAGGACATTGCACACTTTGTCAATTTTTATGTAAACAAACACAATGGAACATTTAATAAAAAGGTACAGTATGTTTCAAAGGAGCTGATAGCCAGGCTGGAAGAATACGACTGGCCGGGCAATGTCCGGGAACTGGAACATATCATCGTTTACGGGATGAGTATGGTCGGTGAGGACAGCAATATGCTGAAGCTCGAGGATATAGAGGATAAATTCAACGAAATGACAAGTACTCCAAAGAAAAATAAGGAGGAGGGAAATACCCTTTGCTCCTCTTTGCGAGAGGCGGTCGATGAATACGAGAAGAGCATTATTGTCCGGACAATGAAAGTGACCGGGGGCAATATCTCGGAGGCTGCCAAAATTCTTGATATACCCAGGCAGACCCTGCAAAGAAAAATTCAACAATACGGAATTCTCCGGTAA
- a CDS encoding L-threonylcarbamoyladenylate synthase, whose translation MSDKGNFTGEELESLKEAAEILKHGGLVAFPTETVYGLGANALDEKAARKIYEAKGRPSDNPLIAHVADFEGIEPLVGRIPEMGRKLAEAFWPGPMTLVFPKSALVPQGTTGGLDTVAIRMPSDPVARTLIRLAGVPVAAPSANTSGRPSPTRAEHVYQDMEGRIEMIIDGGPVGIGVESTIVDVTEEVPVLLRPGAVTMEMLESVVGEVRVDPAILGPVSPDLKPKAPGMKYRHYAPNAELTLVEGPQDRVVSEINRLAAEKLFEGYKVGIICTDETRDSYPAGMVRSIGQRAKEETVAHNLYAVLREFDDLGAQYLFSEGFPADHLGQAIMNRLNKAAGYRIVKV comes from the coding sequence GTGTCAGATAAAGGAAATTTTACAGGCGAAGAGCTTGAATCCCTTAAAGAAGCGGCAGAAATATTGAAACACGGGGGACTTGTCGCGTTCCCGACGGAGACGGTGTACGGCCTGGGGGCCAATGCGCTGGATGAGAAGGCGGCCAGGAAAATATATGAGGCCAAGGGAAGACCCTCGGACAACCCTCTGATTGCCCATGTGGCGGATTTTGAGGGGATTGAGCCATTAGTCGGCCGGATACCGGAGATGGGGAGAAAGCTGGCTGAGGCATTCTGGCCGGGACCGATGACCCTTGTATTTCCCAAGAGTGCTCTTGTACCTCAGGGAACGACGGGAGGGCTTGATACGGTGGCAATACGGATGCCGTCCGATCCGGTGGCGAGAACGCTGATCCGGCTGGCCGGGGTGCCGGTGGCGGCTCCCAGCGCCAATACATCGGGGAGGCCGAGCCCGACGAGGGCGGAGCACGTTTATCAGGATATGGAAGGCCGGATTGAGATGATTATCGACGGCGGTCCTGTGGGGATCGGCGTGGAGTCCACAATTGTGGATGTGACGGAAGAGGTGCCGGTGCTTCTGAGGCCGGGTGCGGTGACCATGGAGATGCTTGAATCGGTGGTGGGGGAAGTCAGGGTCGATCCGGCGATTCTCGGTCCCGTAAGTCCGGATTTAAAGCCGAAGGCGCCCGGAATGAAATACAGGCATTATGCTCCCAATGCAGAGCTGACATTGGTTGAGGGGCCGCAGGACAGAGTGGTCTCTGAGATTAACCGCCTGGCGGCTGAAAAACTTTTCGAGGGATATAAGGTAGGGATTATCTGCACCGATGAGACGAGAGATTCATATCCTGCAGGAATGGTGAGGAGTATAGGCCAGAGGGCGAAAGAGGAGACGGTCGCCCATAATCTGTACGCCGTCCTCAGGGAATTTGATGATTTAGGGGCCCAGTATCTGTTTTCGGAAGGATTTCCGGCCGATCATCTGGGACAGGCGATTATGAACAGGCTCAACAAGGCTGCGGGATACCGGATCGTAAAGGTTTGA
- a CDS encoding 3'-5' exonuclease: protein MNSREQTAGDLCGGPDTYVAVDLETTGLDPKHDKIIEIGAALVSGGEVLKTFSSLVNPRRQLEERIEELTGITMDMVADAPDIDEVIGRIVEFCGDLPLLGHHIIFDYSFLKRAAVNQGLPFEKSGIDTLTLCRRFMPEEERKNLGNASLYYGVKQEGAHRAMADALTAHLLYQAVKKIHFSTMPEAFSCKPLLYKVKKEQPATKKQKEVLRDLLKYHRINVSAQIDYLSRNEVSRMTDKIISQYGRIKRGDKECLTSVIKGQGK from the coding sequence ATGAATTCCAGGGAGCAGACGGCCGGAGATCTCTGCGGCGGTCCGGATACTTACGTGGCGGTCGATCTGGAGACAACCGGTCTGGATCCGAAACACGATAAAATCATCGAGATTGGCGCCGCCCTTGTTTCGGGAGGCGAAGTCTTGAAGACGTTTTCCTCCCTCGTCAATCCGAGGAGGCAACTGGAGGAACGGATCGAGGAGCTGACCGGCATCACCATGGATATGGTGGCCGATGCGCCGGATATCGATGAAGTGATTGGCCGTATTGTGGAGTTTTGCGGAGACCTTCCACTTCTGGGGCATCATATTATCTTCGATTACAGCTTTTTGAAACGGGCCGCCGTCAATCAGGGGCTGCCTTTTGAAAAAAGCGGGATCGATACACTGACCCTCTGCAGACGGTTTATGCCGGAGGAGGAGAGGAAGAATCTGGGCAATGCCAGCCTTTATTACGGAGTAAAACAGGAGGGCGCCCACCGCGCCATGGCGGATGCCCTGACGGCCCATTTACTGTACCAGGCCGTCAAAAAAATACATTTTTCCACAATGCCGGAGGCATTTTCCTGTAAACCTTTGCTATATAAGGTAAAAAAAGAGCAGCCGGCGACAAAAAAGCAAAAAGAAGTCTTGCGGGATTTACTAAAATATCATAGAATAAACGTATCTGCGCAGATAGACTACCTCTCCCGGAACGAAGTTTCGAGGATGACGGATAAAATTATCTCACAGTATGGAAGAATAAAAAGAGGTGATAAGGAATGTTTAACTTCAGTGATAAAAGGACAAGGAAAGTAG
- a CDS encoding YitT family protein, whose protein sequence is MSGKINKGSVRDGLLLVIGAFIYSAGTQSFIVPANIAPGGAVGIALMINYVTGLPVGRMTLMVNLPLLILAWFYLSRRFAIRTAVACGICSVILDYVVAPICPLYMGDRMMSSLYGGILVGIGMAFIFMSGSTTGGSDVAGYLMQKKYPHLQIGRALLIIDGVILSLSTFVFHNIDAALFGMLSLYAQTKVIDTIIYGGDAGSNASIITSRADEIAKRIIQELDRSATILPGKGAYSGQETTVVLCTVRKSEFSRLKRIIQETDENAFVMVTETTEVFGLGFKDFSDAVQ, encoded by the coding sequence ATGAGCGGAAAGATTAATAAAGGATCGGTAAGAGACGGACTGCTTCTGGTTATAGGAGCGTTTATATACAGTGCGGGCACCCAGAGTTTTATTGTGCCGGCTAACATTGCACCCGGAGGAGCGGTCGGTATCGCTTTGATGATTAACTATGTTACCGGACTGCCAGTGGGACGGATGACCCTGATGGTCAATTTACCGCTGCTCATCCTGGCATGGTTCTATTTAAGCCGCCGGTTTGCCATCCGGACGGCGGTGGCCTGCGGAATCTGTTCCGTTATCCTGGACTATGTGGTGGCGCCGATATGCCCGCTTTACATGGGGGACAGGATGATGAGCAGTCTCTACGGCGGAATCCTGGTCGGGATTGGAATGGCATTTATTTTTATGTCCGGTTCCACGACGGGCGGAAGCGATGTGGCCGGATATCTGATGCAGAAGAAATATCCCCATCTTCAAATCGGACGTGCGCTGCTGATCATAGACGGAGTGATTCTGTCGCTCTCCACGTTTGTATTCCACAATATAGATGCGGCGCTGTTTGGAATGCTCAGTCTGTATGCACAGACAAAGGTGATTGACACCATCATTTACGGAGGCGATGCGGGGAGCAATGCATCCATCATCACGAGCCGTGCCGATGAGATTGCAAAGCGCATTATACAGGAATTAGACCGGAGCGCCACAATATTGCCGGGAAAAGGGGCATACAGCGGCCAGGAGACCACGGTTGTCCTGTGTACGGTGAGAAAATCGGAGTTTTCCCGCCTCAAGAGAATTATCCAGGAAACGGATGAAAATGCTTTTGTTATGGTAACTGAGACGACGGAGGTATTCGGGCTGGGATTCAAGGACTTCTCGGATGCGGTACAGTAG
- a CDS encoding N-acetylmuramoyl-L-alanine amidase has translation MMTRYAGLSVSGTSVHIGKERPVVVLDAGHGGNDPGKVGVDGSLEKDINLAITLKVKEYLEQSDVDVVLTREDDKGLYKSSDSSKKMADMKQRCQTIAETDPDIVVSIHQNSYHQEAISGGQVFYYKGSDKGKKLAEKIQKRFDYVLGEKNTRLAKANDNYYLLLHVKCPIVIVECGFLSNWNESKMLNSEDYQDRVAWTIHMGIMEYLNQR, from the coding sequence ATGATGACGCGGTATGCGGGCCTGTCTGTGTCCGGGACCAGCGTACATATCGGAAAGGAACGGCCCGTTGTCGTGCTGGATGCCGGACATGGCGGGAACGACCCGGGGAAAGTGGGTGTGGACGGCAGCCTTGAAAAGGATATCAACCTGGCAATTACGCTCAAGGTCAAGGAATATCTGGAACAGTCCGACGTGGATGTTGTTCTGACCAGAGAGGATGACAAGGGGCTTTATAAGTCCAGCGACAGCAGCAAAAAAATGGCGGATATGAAACAGCGCTGTCAAACGATTGCGGAAACCGATCCCGACATCGTAGTCAGCATCCACCAGAACAGCTACCATCAGGAGGCCATCTCGGGCGGTCAGGTATTCTACTATAAAGGCTCGGATAAAGGGAAAAAACTGGCTGAAAAAATACAGAAACGGTTCGATTACGTTCTGGGAGAAAAGAACACAAGACTTGCCAAGGCCAACGACAATTACTATCTTCTCCTCCACGTGAAATGTCCTATCGTCATCGTGGAATGCGGTTTCCTGAGCAACTGGAACGAGTCAAAGATGCTGAATTCCGAAGATTATCAGGACCGGGTCGCATGGACCATACATATGGGGATTATGGAGTATCTGAATCAGAGGTAA